Below is a window of Paramagnetospirillum magneticum AMB-1 DNA.
GAATTCGTGACAGGCCCAATGTATGGGCGGGGGGCGATGGCGTCTGTGAAGAGTCTCACATAAGGCGGAGACTCATTCCAGGGAAGTCAGCCCCTCCAGCGCGGCGGTCTTGTTCAGGGTGATCTGGCCGCGGCCCAAGGTGACGATGCCGGCCTGTTCCCACTTGGACAGAACCTTGTTGACGCTTTCGCGGCTGATGCCCAGGTGGTCGGCGATTTCCTGCTGCGACAGCTTGATGGCGGACGGCGTCCCGGGCTTGGCCTTGGTCCCCATGGTCTGGACCAGCATCAACAGATGCTTGGCCAGGCGGGAGGGCAGGGACAGGAACACCATGTCTTCCAGCTGGTTATCGGCACGCCGGATGCGTTCGCACAGCACCTCGATCAGGTGCAGCGCCTGGGCCGGATGGCGATGCAGGAAGGTGTGGACGTCCTTGCGTTCCAACGCGATTAACTCGGTAGCTTCCATGGCGGTGGCGTCGGCCGAGCGCTCCTTGCCGTCCAGAACGGCGATCTCGCCGAACAACTGGCCCGGCTTGATCAGGCCATAGGTGACCTCGCGCCCGTCGGCGGACAGGACTCCGATGCGGATCAGGCCCTTGGCCACCAGATAGAGTCGGTCTCCCGGATCGCCCTTGGAAAACAGCGTTTCGCGCGCATCGACCTTGACCATCTTGGCCTTGGCGGCCAATTCGTCGAGCAAGTCGGTCTGGACGGACGCAAACAGGGGCGTGTTCGCCAGCATTTCACGGCGACGCAAGACGGTTTCCGGCATGCTCGAACTCTTCTCCACACCTCAGCCAGTAATGCCGCGCCTTTTCAGCCAGGGCGCCAGCACGCCGATCATACCGCTACGGAACAACAGGACGCAAACGACGAAGATAATACCTTGGATAATGATGACCCATGACCCGATGCCGGCGAAGAAGTCCTGGATGGCCACCACCAGGAAAGCGCCAACCATGGGGCCGAGGACGGTGCCCACGCCCCCCAGCAAGGTCATCAGCACCACCTCGCCCGACATGTGCCAGCTGACATCGGCCAGCGAAGCCAACTGGAACACCAGACTCTTCAGCGAGCCCGCCAGTCCGGCGAAGGCCGAGGACAGCACGAAGGCGATCAGCTTGTAGCGGGTCACCTCGTAGCCCAGGGAGATGGCGCGGGGCTCGTTGTCGCGGATGGCCTTCAGCACCTGACCGAAGGGGGAGTTGACGACCCGGTGGAGGAACAGCAGGGACAGGACGAAGACCGCCAGCACGAAGTAGTACATGGCCATGGTGTTGGACAGGTCGATCAGTCCGAATAGCATGCCGCGGGGTACGCCCTGGATACCGTCCTCGCCATGGGTCATGGGAGCCTGCACCGCCACGAAGAAGCCCAGTTGGGCCAGGGCCAGGGTGATCATGGCGAAATAGATACCCTGGCGGCGGATGGCCAGCCAGCCCACCACGGCGCCCAGCGCCGTGGCCAGGGCGACCCCCAGCAGGATGGCCAGTTCGGGAGTGAGGCCCCATTCCTTGGCGGCATAGGCGGTGACATAGGCCGACCAGCCGAAGAACATGGCGTGTCCGAAAGACAGCAGCCCCACATAGCCCAACAGCAGGTTGAAGGCGGCGGCGAACAGGCCGAAGCACAATCCCTTCATCAGGAAGACGGGATAGACGGCCAGCGGCAGCACCAGCCCCAGGCCGAGCAGGGCGAGGACGAAGGGCTTCTGACGCGAGGACACGGAGGAGGGCAGGGTCATGGCGTCAGGCTCCCTTGCCGAACAACCCGGCGGGTTTGATCAGAAGGACCACCACCATGACCATGAAGATCACGGTACTTGCGGCTTCGGGATAGAACACCTTGGTCAGGCCCTCGACGATGCCCAGCATGTAGCCGGTGAGGATGGACCCCATGATCGAGCCCATGCCGCCGATCACCACCACGGCGAACACCACGATGATCAGGTCAGAGCCCATCTTGGGGCTGACCTGATAGATGGGCGCGGCCAGCACGCCGGCGATGGCGGCCAGGGCCACGCCGAACCCGTAGGTCAGGGTGATCATCAGCGGCACGTTGATGCCGAAGGCCTGGACCAGGGTGGGATTCTCGGTGCCGGCGCGCAAATAGGCGCCCAGCTTGGTCTTCTCGATGGCGTACCAGGTGCCCAGGCACAGCACCAGCGAGGCCACCACCACCCAGCCGCGATAGATGGGCAGGAACATGAAACCCAGGTTCCAGCCCCCCGCCAGGGCCGAAGGCACCGAATAGGGCTGCCCCGACACGCCATAGCCCTCGCGGAACAGGCCCTCGATGATCAGTGCCAGTCCGAAGGTCAGCAGCAGGCCGTAAAGATGATCCAGCTTGTAAAGCCGGCACAGCATGGTCCGCTCGATGACGATGCCGACCAGGGCCACCACCAGGGGGGCGACGATCAGCGCGCCCCAGTATCCCAGCCCGAGGAAGTTGAGTGCCAGCCAGGCCACAAAGGCGCCCATCATGTAGAGGGCGCCGTGGCTGAAATTGATGATGTTGAGCAGCCCGAAGATCAGCGCCAGCCCCAGGCTGAGCATGGCGTAGAAGGCGCCGTTGATGAGACCCAGCAGCAATTGCCCGAACAGGGCCTGGGTCGGTATGCCGAGAATGGTCATCATGGCGGTCTGGGCTCCCCCTGAGCAGGACGGGACGCCGGATTACCCCGGCGTCCCGACCCGGTTCCTTACTTCTTTACCAGCGGGCAAGTGCTTTCGGACAGCGGCTGATAGGCCGTGTCGCCCGGAATGGTGCGGATGATCTTGTAATAGTCCCAGGGACCCTTGGACTCCGACGGCTTCTTGACCTGGGCCAGATACATGTCGTGGACCATGCGGCCATCGGCACGGATCTTGCCGTTCTTGGCGAAGAAGTCGTTGATGGGCAGCTTGCGCATCTCGTCGGCCACCTTGATGCCCTCGTCGGTCTTGGCGGCGGCGGCGGCCCTCAGGTAGTGCAGAACCTGGGAATATGTGCCGGCATGAACCATGGACGGCATCTTGCCGCCGCCCATCTTCTCGGACCAGCGCTTGGACCACGCCCGGGTCTGGTCATCCATGTCCCAGTAGAAGCCGGTGGTCAGCATCATGCCCTGGGCGTTCTCCAGGCCGAGCGAATGCACGTCGGTGATGAACACCAGGAGGCCGGCCAGGGACTGGCCCGCCTGGGTAATGCCGAATTCCTTGGCCTGCTTGATGGCGTTGATGGTGTCGGCGCCGGCATTGGCCAGACCGATGATCTGGGCGCCCGACGACTGGGCCTGCAGCAGGAAGGACGAGAAATCGGAATTGGGGAAGGGATGCTTCACCGATCCCTTGACCGTGCCGCCATTGGCCTTAACCACCTTCTCGGTCTGGGCCTGGAGGTTGTGGCCGAAGGCATAGTCGGCGGTCAGGAAGAACCAGGTCTTGCCGCCGTTCTTCACCACGGCGTCACCGGTGCCGTTGGCCAGGGCGTAGGTGTCGTAGGTCCAGTGGAAGCCGGTGGCCGAGCACTTGTCGTTGGTCAGCGGCGTCGAGGCGGCGCCCGAGACCAGATCGATCTTGCCCTTCTCCTTGGAGACCTCGCGCACCGCGATGGCTGCCGCGGTGGTCACCAGCTCGGCGATGGCGTCGACCTGCTCGGTGTCGTACCACTTGCGGGCGATGCCCGAGGCGATGTCGGCCTTGTTCTGGTGGTCGGCGGAGATCAGCTCGATGGGCTGGCCGTTGAGCTTGCCGCCGAAATCGTCGATGGCCATCTGGGCCGCGACGATGGTGCCCTTGCCGGCCAGATCGGAATAGGTTCCCGACAGGTCGGTGAGCACGCCGATCTTGACCTTGCCGTCGCTGTACTGGGCATGCGCCATGCCGGTGGACAGGGCCAGCGCCGCGGCGCCGAGCAGAAGCCTCTTCATCACCATGATTGGTCCTCCCGTTAGTTAAACGCCGAGATAGCTCTTCAGCTTGTCCATGTTGGCCGCCAGGGATTCGTTGGGGATCATGTCGATCACCTGCCCGTGCTCGACCACGTAATGGCGGTCGGCGACGGTGGCGGCAAAATGGAAGTTCTGTTCCACCAAGAGGATGGTGAAACCTTTCTCTCTCAAGGTCCGGATGATATCGCCGATATGCTGGACGATGACCGGGGCCAGACCCTCGGTGGGCTCGTCCAGCAGCAGCATGTCCGCGCCGGTGCGCAGGATGCGGGCGATAGCCAGCATCTGCTGCTCGCCGCCCGACAGCTTGGTGCCCTGGCTGGAGCCGCGCTCCAGCAGGCGGGGGAACAGCTGATAGACCTCGTCCAGCGACAGTCCGCCCGGCTTGATCACCGGCGGCAGCACCATGTTTTCCTTGACCGAGAGCGAGGAGAAAATGCCGCGCTCCTCCGGGCAAAAGGCGAGGCCCAGCCGGGCGATGCGGTTGGACGACAGGCCGATGGTTTCGGTGCCCTGGTACTTTACCGAGCCGGCGCGCTTGCCGACGATGCCCATGATGGAGCGCATGGTGGTGGTCTTGCCGACGCCGTTGCGTCCCAGCAAGGTGACGACCTCGCCCCGGGGCACGTCGAAGCTCATGCCGTGCAGCACATGGGATTCGCCGTAATGGGCGTGCAGGTCCCGGACGGAGAGCAGGATTTCGGGCTCAGCCATGGCCGGCACCTCCATGGCCCGCGCCCATATAGGCCTCGACCACCTCGGGGTTGTCGGTGATCTCGGCATAGCTGCCCTCGGCCAGCACCCGGCCCAGCTTCAGCACCGTGATGGTGTCGGACAGGTCGGCGACCACCGAGAGGTTATGCTCCACCATCAAGATGGTGCGGTTGGCCGCCACCCGGCGGATCAGTTCGGCGGTGCGCCTCACATCCTCGGTGCCCATGCCGGCCATGGGTTCGTCCAGCAACAGCATTTCCGGGTCCAGCGCCAGGGTGGTGGCGATTTCCAGCGCCCTCTTGCGGCCATAGGACAGCTCGCCCGCCGGGGTGTCGCGGTATTCGGCGACGCCTACCGCCTCGATCAGTTCCTCGGCGCGGGCGTTCAGTTCGTTCAGGCACTCGCCCGAGCGCCAGAACTGGAACGACTTGCCCTGCTTGCGCTGCAGAGCCACCCGGACGTTCTCCAGCACCGTCAGATGGCCAAACACCGCCGAGATCTGGAACGAGCGCACCATGCCCTGGCGCGCGATGGCGGCCGGCTGGGTATGGGTGATGTCGTTGCCGTTGAACAGGATCTGGCCCCTGGTCGGGGTCAGGAACTTGGTCACCAGATTGAAGCAGGTGGTCTTGCCGGCGCCGTTGGGACCGATCAGCGCGTGGATGGTATGGCGGCGAACCTTGAGATTGACGTCGGATACGGCGACGAAACCCTTGAACTCCTTGGTCAAGGAGCGGGTCTCGACGATCAAGTCGTCTCCCATGCGGACACCTCCCTGCGGCGACCTTGTCCGGCGAACCTGTGTGGGTGTTTTTCCCGTCTCCACGTCCACCTGAATATTATTCATGAAATAAGGCCATCAAAATCGCACCCTGTCAAAGCATGGAATTGCGACACATTGCCCATCGGGTGAAAACCCTATTTCAAGGCTAGGCCAGCAATTACCGTGAGGTGAAGTCTGTGATCCCCTCCATGAAGAATGAGGGAATTGATCCGCCTTTTTACAAGAGGGGGCGATGGGAGTGTCGGGCATGGACGAGTCTATGGCCGTTTCCTGTGAAATCCCCTAGGGCTTCATGGCCGTCCTTGAGGCGCGCCGGCCATCGCGGCGGGGTGGTCGCAACCTACTCTTGGCGAACTCAGCGGAATGCCGTATGAAGTCCCACTTGGCTGATCGCTTCCGGTGATCGGGCAGGGGGGCTGTCGTGCCCGCCCAAGCGATGGATTGGGTGTGTAGCATCAGGCTCTGCGGCCGGTAGGGGGCGCAGGGCGCGGTACAAAGGAATATGAAGTGAAGATGAGCGGATTGCCCGAAGCACAGGGACTCTATGACCCGCGCCACGAACACGACGCCTGCGGTGTCGGCTTCATCGTCGACATCAAGAACCGCAAGTCGCATGACATTGTCCGCGACGGCCTCGAGATTCTGGTCAATCTCACCCATCGCGGCGCCGTGGGCGCCGACCCCAAGGCCGGCGACGGCGCCGGCATCCTGATCCAGATACCCGATTCCTTCCTGCGGGAAGAGGCCGCCAAGCTCGGCATCACCCTGCCGCCCGAGGGTTCCTATGGCGCCGGCTGCGTGTTCCTGCCCCAGGACGCTTCCATCCGCAAGGCGTGCGAAGCCCATTGCGAGGCGCTGATCAAGGCCGAGGGCCAGGTGCTGCTGGGCTGGCGCGACGTTCCCACGGATTCGTCCAGCCTGGGCCATTCGGTGCTGCCCACCGTGCCGGTGGTGCGCATGGTGTTCATCGGCAAGGGCCAAGGCGTCGCCGACCAGAACGCCTTCGAGCGCAAGCTGTTCGTCATCCGCAAGCAGATGTCCAACAAGGCCCCCGAGGGGTCCGAACGCGACTTCTACATTCCCTCCCTGTCCACCCGCACCCTGATCTACAAGGGCATGCTGCTGGCCGACCAGGTGGGCGTGTTCTATCAGGAACTGTCCGACGAGCGCATGGTCAGCGCGCTGGCCATGGTGCACCAGCGGTTCTCCACCAACACCTTCCCGTCGTGGCGGCTGGCCCATCCGTTCCGCATGATCAGCCATAACGGCGAGATCAATACCCTGCGCGGCAACCTCAACTGGATGAACGCGCGGCGCCAGACCATGGAATCCTCGGTCCTGGGCGAGGATCTGGCCAAGCTGTGGCCGCTGATCCCCGAGGGCCAGTCGGATTCCGCCTGTTTCGACAACGCGCTGGAACTGCTGGTCATGGGCGGCTATCCGCTGGCTCACGCCATGATGATGCTGGTCCCCGAGGCGTGGTCGGGCAACCCGCTGATGGACGAGAAGCGCAAGGCGTTCTACGAGTACCACGCCGCCCTGATGGAGCCGTGGGACGGCCCGGCGGCGGTGTGCTTCACCGATGGCCGCCAGATCGGCGCCACGCTCGACCGCAACGGTCTGCGTCCGGCCCGCTATCTGGTCACCACCGACGACAAGCTGCTGATGGCGTCGGAAATGGGCGTGCTGCCCATCGCCGAGGACCGCATCAAGAAGAAGTGGCGCCTGCAGCCCGGCAAGATGCTGCTGATCGATCTCGAGCAGGGCCGCATCATCGACGATGCCGAGATCAAGCCCAGCTGGCCGGCGACAAGCCCTATGCCGAGTGGCTGGCCCAGTCGCAGATCATGCTGGAAGACCTGGATGTCCCGGTCGAGACGGTCAAGCCTGATCCCGCCACCCTGCTGGACCGCCAGCAGGCCTTCGGCTACACCCAGGAAGACGTCAAGTTCCTGATGCAGCCCATGGCCGTCACCGGCCAGGAGGCCGTGGGCTCCATGGGCACCGATACGCCCATCGCGGTGCTGTCGGCCAAGCCCAAGCTGCTGTTCAACTACTTCAAGCAGTGCTTCGCCCAGGTGACCAATCCGCCCATCGATTCCATCCGCGAGGAATCAGTGATGAGCCTGGTGTCGCTGATCGGGCCGCGTCCCAACCTGCTGGGCCTGGACCGCGACGGCGGCCATGGCAAGCGCCTGGAAGTGCGCCAGCCCATCCTCACCAACGAGGATCTGGAGAAGATCCGCCGCATCGAGAAGCTGCCCGGTTCGGGCTTCAAGGCGGTGACCATCGACATGACCTGGCCGGCCGCCGAAGGGGCGGGGGGGCTCGAAGCCGCCGTGGCCGGCATCTGCCGCCAGGCCAAGGCCAAGGTGACCGAGGGTTACAACATCATCGTGCTGTCCGACCGCGCGGTGGGACCGGACAACATTCCGATTCCGTCGCTGCTGGCGGTGTCGGCCGTGCATCACTTCCTGATCCGCGAGGGCCTGCGCACCAAGGCCGGTCTGGTGGTCGAAACCGGCGAAGCGCGTGAAATCCATCACATGTGCGTGCTGGCCGGCTATGGCGCCGAGGCGATCAATCCCTATCTGGCGTTCGAGACGCTGGAGGAGATGCGTCCCAACCTGCCCGAGCCGCTGTCCTCTTACGAGGTCCAGAAGCGCTACATCAAGGCCATGGCCAAGGCCATCCTCAAGGTGATGGCCAAGATGGGCATCTCCACCTACCAATCCTATTGCGGCGCCCAGATTTTCGACGCCATCGGCCTGTCGTCGGGGTTCCTCAACACCTATTTCGCCGGCACCTCCAGCCGGGTCGAGGGCATCTCGCTGGCCGGGGTGGCCGAAGAGACGGTGCGGCGCCACCAGATCGCCTATTCCGATGCCCCGATCTATCGCAACGCCCTCGATGTGGGCGGCGAATACGCCGTGCGCCTGCGCGGCGAGGAGCACGCCTGGACCAGCGAAACCATCGCCTCCATGCAGCACGCGGTGCGCTCGGGCTCGCTGGACAAGTTCCGCGAGTTCTCCAAGGCCATCGACGACCAGAGCAAGCGTCTGCTGACCCTGCGCGGCCTGTTCGAGATCAAGACTCCTGGCAACGGCATCTCCATCGACGAGGTGGAGCCGGCCAAGGAGATCGTCAAGCGCTTCGCCACCGGCGCCATGTCGTTCGGCTCCATTTCCTATGAGGCCCACTCGACCCTGGCCGTGGCCATGAACCGTATCGGCGGCAAGTCCAATACCGGCGAAGGCGGCGAGGAGCCCGAGCGCTTCGTACCGCTGCCCAACGGCGATTCCATGCGTTCGGCCATCAAGCAGGTGGCGTCGGGCCGCTTCGGCGTCACCGCCGAATACCTGACCAATGCCGACGACATCCAGATCAAGATGGCCCAGGGCGCCAAGCCCGGCGAGGGCGGTCAGCTGCCCGGCCACAAGGTGGACAAGGTCATCGCCCGGGTGCGTCACTCCACCCCCGGCGTCGGCCTGATCAGCCCGCCGCCGCACCACGACATCTATTCCATCGAGGATCTGGCCCAGCTGATCTTCGATCTGAAGAACGTCAACCCGGCGGCCCGTATTTCCGTGAAGCTGGTCTCGGAGATCGGCGTCGGCACCGTGGCGGCCGGCGTGTCCAAGGCCAAGGCCGACCACGTCACCATCTCGGGCTTCGACGGCGGCACCGGCGCCTCGCCGCTGACCTCCATCAAGCACGCGGGATCGCCCTGGGAGATCGGCCTGGCCGAAACCCATCAGACCCTGGTGCTGAACCAGTTGCGCAGCCGTATCGTGGTGCAGGCCGATGGCGGCCTGCGCACCGGGCGCGACGTGATCATCGCCGCGCTGCTGGGGGCCGACGAGTTCGGCTTCGCCACCGCGCCGCTGATCGCGGCGGGCTGCATCATGATGCGCAAGTGTCACCTCAACACCTGCCCGGTGGGCGTCGCCACCCAGGACCCCGAGCTGCGCAAGCGTTTCGTCGGCCAGCCCGAGCATGTCATCAACTACTTCTTCTTCGTCGCCGAGGAAGTGCGGGAATGGATGGCCAAGCTGGGCGTGCGCTCCCTGTCGGAACTGACGGGACGCACCGACCTGCTCGACGTCAACAACGCCATCGGGCATTGGAAGGCCAAGGGCCTGGACTTCTCCAAGCTGTTCCATCGCATTCCGGCCCAGCCGGGCGTGGCCCAGCGCCATTGCGAGGCGCAGGAGCATGACGTCGACGATGTGCTCGACCGCGAGCTGATCGCCGAGGCCAAGCCGGCGCTGGACGATCGCATGTCGGTGCGCATCGCCAAGCCGGTGCGCAACGTCAACCGCACCGTCGGCGCCATGCTGTCCGGCGAGGTGGCCAAGCGTTTCGGCCATGCCGGCCTGCCGGGTGACACCATCCACGTCAAGCTGACCGGCACCGCCGGCCAGAGCTTCGGCGCCTTCCTGGCCCGCGGCGTGACGCTGGAGCTGGAAGGCGAAGGCAACGATTACGTGGGCAAGGGCATCTCGGGCGGGCGGGTGATCATCTACCCGTCCAAGGACTTCAAGTTCCCGGCCGAGGACAACATCATCGTCGGCAATACCGTGCTCTACGGCGCCATCGAAGGTGAATGCTACTTCCGCGGCGTGGCGGGCGAGCGTTTTGCCGTGCGCAACTCGGGCGCCATCGCGGTGGTCGAGGGCGTGGGCGACCACGGCTGCGAATACATGACCGGCGGCGTGGTGCTGGTCATCGGCCCGACGGGCCGCAACTTCGCGGCCGGCATGTCGGGCGGCGTCGCCTATGTGCTGGACGAGGCCGGCGACTTCAAGAAGCGCTGCAACCTCTCTATGGTCGACCTGGAGCCGGTGGCCGCCGAGGAGGATGCCAATTCCAAGCACGAAAATCAGGCGGGCGATCTGGAAGGCCACGGATTGGTGGACGTCATGGGCGACATGACCCGCGACGACGCGTCGCGCATCCAGGCGCTGCTGCGCAACCACCAGCATTACACGGGCTCCAAGCGGGCCCACGACATCTTGCTGAACTGGGAGTACTACATGCCGAAATTCGTCAAGGTGATGCCGGTGGATTACCGGCGCGCCCTGCTCGAAATGCAGAAGGCCCAGGAGCCCAAGGTCGCTGTTGGGGGAGGGCGCTGACATGGGAAAGGCTACCGGTTTCAAGGAATTCGACCGCCAGACCCCCGGCTATGAAAAGCCGGAGGAGCGGGTCAAGCACTACCGCGAGTTCACCAAGCCGCTGACCGATGAGGAATTGGCCAAGCAGGGGGCACGCTGCATGGATTGCGGCATTCCCTTCTGCCACCAGGGCTGTCCGGTCAACAACCTCATCCCGGACTGGAACGATCTGGTGTACCGCAACCGTTGGCAGGAGGCCTCCGAGGTCCTGCACTCCACCAACAACTTCCCGGAATTCACCGGCCGCGTCTGCCCCGCCCCGTGCGAGGCGTCGTGCACCCTCAACATCACCGACTCGCCCGTGGCCATCAAGACCATCGAGCATGCGGTGGTCGAGCGCGCCTTCGCCGAAGGCTGGCTGGTGCCCGACGTGGCCAAGCGCGAGACCGGCAAGATGGTGGCGGTGGTGGGCGGCGGCCCGGCCGGCATGGCGGCGGCACAGCAACTGGCCCGCGCCGGCCATTCCGTCACCCTGTTCGAGAAGAACGCCAAGGTGGGCGGCCTGCTGCGCTATGGCATTCCCGACTTCAAGCTGGAGAAGGCGATCATCGATCGCCGCGTGGCCCAGATGGAGGCCGAGGGCGTCACCATCAAGGCCAATACCCATGTGGGCGTGACCTTTCCGGTCAAGGACCTGCTGGACGGCTTCGACGCCGTGGTGCTGACCGGCGGCTCGGAAAAGCCCCGCGATCTGCCGGTTCCCGGCCGCGAGCTCAAGGGCGTGCACTTCGCCATGGACTTCCTGACCCAGCAGAACCGCCGCAATGGCGCCGAGGCTGTGGGGGCCGAGGACATCCTGGCCAAGGGCAAGAAGGTGGTGGTGATCGGCGGCGGCGATACCGGCGCCGATTGCGTCGGCACCTCCAACCGCCAGGGCGCCGCTTCGGTCACCCAGATCGAGATCATGCCCCGTCCGCCCGAGAAGGAGGACAAGGGCCTGTCCTGGCCGCTGTGGCCCAACCGCCTGCGCACCTCGTCCTCCCATGACGAGGGCTGCGCCCGCCGCTGGTCGGTGTCGACCTTGCGCTTCACCGGCAAGGACGGACAGGTCACCGGCCTCGATTGCGCCGAGGTGGATGCCAAGTTCCAGCCGATCCCCGGCACCGAGTTCAAGCTCGAGGCCGATCTGGTGCTGCTGGCCATGGGCTTCGTCCATCCCGTTCATGAGGGGTTGGTGGATGGGCTGGGTCTGGAGAAGGACGGTCGCGGCAACGTCAAGGCCGACACCACCGTCTACCAGACCTCCAATCCCAAGGTCTTCGCCGCCGGCGATATCCGTCGCGGCCAGAGCCTGGTGGTGTGGGCCATTCGCGAAGGCCGTCAGGCCGCTCGCGCCGTGGATGCCTATCTGATGGGTTCCAGCGACCTGCCGGCCTGCTGAATCCATCCGTCTTCCGGAAAGGGGTCGTCCGCCGGGCGGCCCCTTTCTGAATGGCCGTTCAAAAGGTGACGGCCCTGATCCATTGTTGCCTTTCACAACAGGATCGGCCTGGCGAATTCCAAAAATCGAATTTGATGAAATAATGCAGCCTGTTCTGCTTATCTTCTATGATCGCTAGTTTGGCTCCGCCGAATTTACGCGCAAATTGCTGTTATCAGCGGCGATCTATCAAATTTGGATTGGGACTTATTGACTAGTTCAGGCTCTCATCATAGAAGGGGTATGGATGGAGGGTCCGTATCAACGGCTGCCTTGGGGTATATGGCGAATGTCGATCAGCAACTGGCGTTTCAGGGCGAAGATTTTTCTCATTGTCGTGCTGTCCTTGCTGGGAATGGGGGCCATCGTCGCCGTCAATCTCGCCAATCTCCACAACGAGTTGATGGCGGCCCGCAAGATCAAGACCCAGCATGTGGTCGAAACCGCCCACAGCCTTATCGGTCATTACGTCAAGCTCTCCCAATCCGGCCAGATGAGCACGGATGCGGCGCAGGCCGCCGCCATCGAAGCGATCAAGACCATGCGCTATGCCGGAACCGAGTATTTCTGGATCAATAGCCTGGCCGGCAAGATGGTGGTTCACCCCATCCGCCCCGATATGCTGGGCAAGGATTTGATGGGCCTGAAGGATCCCGCCGGCAAGCTGTTCTTCGAGGCCATGATCGACGTGGTGAAGAAGGACAAGGCCGGTTTCGTCGACTACCTCTGGCCGAAACCCGGCCTCGATCAGCCGGTCCCCAAGGTGTCCTACGTCAAGGGTATCGAGGAGTGGGGTTGGCTGGTGGGCTCGGGCATCTACGTGGATGATGTG
It encodes the following:
- the gltB gene encoding glutamate synthase large subunit is translated as MLEDLDVPVETVKPDPATLLDRQQAFGYTQEDVKFLMQPMAVTGQEAVGSMGTDTPIAVLSAKPKLLFNYFKQCFAQVTNPPIDSIREESVMSLVSLIGPRPNLLGLDRDGGHGKRLEVRQPILTNEDLEKIRRIEKLPGSGFKAVTIDMTWPAAEGAGGLEAAVAGICRQAKAKVTEGYNIIVLSDRAVGPDNIPIPSLLAVSAVHHFLIREGLRTKAGLVVETGEAREIHHMCVLAGYGAEAINPYLAFETLEEMRPNLPEPLSSYEVQKRYIKAMAKAILKVMAKMGISTYQSYCGAQIFDAIGLSSGFLNTYFAGTSSRVEGISLAGVAEETVRRHQIAYSDAPIYRNALDVGGEYAVRLRGEEHAWTSETIASMQHAVRSGSLDKFREFSKAIDDQSKRLLTLRGLFEIKTPGNGISIDEVEPAKEIVKRFATGAMSFGSISYEAHSTLAVAMNRIGGKSNTGEGGEEPERFVPLPNGDSMRSAIKQVASGRFGVTAEYLTNADDIQIKMAQGAKPGEGGQLPGHKVDKVIARVRHSTPGVGLISPPPHHDIYSIEDLAQLIFDLKNVNPAARISVKLVSEIGVGTVAAGVSKAKADHVTISGFDGGTGASPLTSIKHAGSPWEIGLAETHQTLVLNQLRSRIVVQADGGLRTGRDVIIAALLGADEFGFATAPLIAAGCIMMRKCHLNTCPVGVATQDPELRKRFVGQPEHVINYFFFVAEEVREWMAKLGVRSLSELTGRTDLLDVNNAIGHWKAKGLDFSKLFHRIPAQPGVAQRHCEAQEHDVDDVLDRELIAEAKPALDDRMSVRIAKPVRNVNRTVGAMLSGEVAKRFGHAGLPGDTIHVKLTGTAGQSFGAFLARGVTLELEGEGNDYVGKGISGGRVIIYPSKDFKFPAEDNIIVGNTVLYGAIEGECYFRGVAGERFAVRNSGAIAVVEGVGDHGCEYMTGGVVLVIGPTGRNFAAGMSGGVAYVLDEAGDFKKRCNLSMVDLEPVAAEEDANSKHENQAGDLEGHGLVDVMGDMTRDDASRIQALLRNHQHYTGSKRAHDILLNWEYYMPKFVKVMPVDYRRALLEMQKAQEPKVAVGGGR
- a CDS encoding glutamate synthase subunit beta; its protein translation is MGKATGFKEFDRQTPGYEKPEERVKHYREFTKPLTDEELAKQGARCMDCGIPFCHQGCPVNNLIPDWNDLVYRNRWQEASEVLHSTNNFPEFTGRVCPAPCEASCTLNITDSPVAIKTIEHAVVERAFAEGWLVPDVAKRETGKMVAVVGGGPAGMAAAQQLARAGHSVTLFEKNAKVGGLLRYGIPDFKLEKAIIDRRVAQMEAEGVTIKANTHVGVTFPVKDLLDGFDAVVLTGGSEKPRDLPVPGRELKGVHFAMDFLTQQNRRNGAEAVGAEDILAKGKKVVVIGGGDTGADCVGTSNRQGAASVTQIEIMPRPPEKEDKGLSWPLWPNRLRTSSSHDEGCARRWSVSTLRFTGKDGQVTGLDCAEVDAKFQPIPGTEFKLEADLVLLAMGFVHPVHEGLVDGLGLEKDGRGNVKADTTVYQTSNPKVFAAGDIRRGQSLVVWAIREGRQAARAVDAYLMGSSDLPAC